In the genome of Mytilus edulis chromosome 3, xbMytEdul2.2, whole genome shotgun sequence, one region contains:
- the LOC139516564 gene encoding nucleoside diphosphate kinase 6-like: MPNCLLKPLQLTLAIFKPDIVSRPHIVQQIKQMIRDDGFFFVKSTTCYLPRSKAEEFYKEHDGKFFHNRLVTFISSGHVSAHILAKHDAIKCWRKLMGPTKVLKTVHEDPHSIRGKFGLTDTRNATHGSDSEESAKREINFFFPDFDIEEWHRTEEQYFREGKVKFCEDKEIHVIIAENEHKLSHE; encoded by the coding sequence atgCCTAATTGTTTGTTAAAACCATTACAATTAACTTTAGCCATTTTCAAGCCAGACATTGTTTCTAGACCTCATATTGTTCAACAAATTAAACAGATGATTCGAgatgatggatttttttttgtaaaatcgacAACATGTTATCTTCCACGTTCAAAAGCCGAGGAATTCTACAAGGAACATGATGGGAAGTTTTTTCATAATAGACTTGTTACTTTCATTTCAAGTGGTCATGTGAGTGCCCATATCTTAGCAAAACATGATGCAATTAAATGCTGGAGGAAGTTAATGGGACCAACTAAAGTCCTGAAAACTGTTCATGAAGACCCACATTCGATACGTGGGAAATTTGGATTAACGGACACCAGGAATGCTACTCATGGTTCAGATTCGGAGGAGAGTGCTAAAAGAGAGATTAATTTCTTCTTTCCTGATTTTGATATTGAAGAATGGCATAGAACAGAAGAACAATATTTTAGAGAAGGAAAAGTTAAATTTTGTGAAGATAAagaaatacatgttataattgcTGAAAATGAACATAAACTGAGTCATGAATAG